One segment of Clavelina lepadiformis chromosome 2, kaClaLepa1.1, whole genome shotgun sequence DNA contains the following:
- the LOC143445268 gene encoding coagulation factor IX-like isoform X2, with amino-acid sequence MKPSQAMLLVAVALYSILCVIESKVFVSKQEASQYLSRSKRANNGFLEEWQQGNIERECVEEQCTYEEAREAFENDVATAAFWKQLHHQCEVNMPCTEGNTFRCVNVYNGYQCVCLPGFSGTKCETDDLRIASEHVCQEYPTLCLNGGTCVDDEDDSYYCNCPEGWFGRDCAQDINECDTSPCEHGRCVNHAGTFECSCEAGYEGKFCEEDVDECAFGHCPPGTTCEDGVNSFVCTCPDEGCNI; translated from the exons ATGAAACCTTCACAGGCTATGTTGTTGGTTGCGGTAGCACTGTACTCGATACTTTGTGTAATAGAAAGCAAAG tgtTTGTCAGTAAGCAGGAAGCTTCGCAGTACTTGAGCAGGTCAAAGAGAGCGAACAACGGTTTCTTGGAAGAATGGCAACAGGGCAACATAGAACGTGAATGCGTGGAGGAACAATGCACTTACGAAGAAGCGCGCGAAGCATTCGAGAACGACGTTGCCACG gcGGCATTCTGGAAACAACTTCACC ACCAGTGCGAAGTGAATATGCCCTGCACTGAGGGAAACACGTTTCGTTGTGTGAATGTGTACAATGGCTACCAATGCGTCTGTCTGCCAGGATTTAGCGGGACCAAATGTGAAACAG ACGATCTACGGATTGCATCCGAGCACGTGTGCCAGGAATACCCCACCCTATGCCTGAATGGGGGGACTTGTGTGGACGATGAGGACGACAGCTATTACTGCAACTGTCCTGAGGGATGGTTTGGACGTGACTGTGCTCAAG ACATCAACGAATGCGATACTTCGCCTTGCGAACATGGTCGTTGTGTCAATCACGCTGGAACATTTGAATGCTCGTGTGAGGCGGGCTACGAGGGAAAGTTTTGCGAGGAAG aCGTTGACGAATGCGCGTTCGGTCACTGCCCGCCTGGTACCACTTGTGAGGATGGCGTCAACTCTTTTGTTTGCACATGCCCGGATGAAGGATGCAAC ataTAG
- the LOC143445268 gene encoding coagulation factor IX-like isoform X1, with translation MKPSQAMLLVAVALYSILCVIESKVFVSKQEASQYLSRSKRANNGFLEEWQQGNIERECVEEQCTYEEAREAFENDVATAAFWKQLHHQCEVNMPCTEGNTFRCVNVYNGYQCVCLPGFSGTKCETDDLRIASEHVCQEYPTLCLNGGTCVDDEDDSYYCNCPEGWFGRDCAQDINECDTSPCEHGRCVNHAGTFECSCEAGYEGKFCEEDVDECAFGHCPPGTTCEDGVNSFVCTCPDEGCNVSVTRQKKKSPINI, from the exons ATGAAACCTTCACAGGCTATGTTGTTGGTTGCGGTAGCACTGTACTCGATACTTTGTGTAATAGAAAGCAAAG tgtTTGTCAGTAAGCAGGAAGCTTCGCAGTACTTGAGCAGGTCAAAGAGAGCGAACAACGGTTTCTTGGAAGAATGGCAACAGGGCAACATAGAACGTGAATGCGTGGAGGAACAATGCACTTACGAAGAAGCGCGCGAAGCATTCGAGAACGACGTTGCCACG gcGGCATTCTGGAAACAACTTCACC ACCAGTGCGAAGTGAATATGCCCTGCACTGAGGGAAACACGTTTCGTTGTGTGAATGTGTACAATGGCTACCAATGCGTCTGTCTGCCAGGATTTAGCGGGACCAAATGTGAAACAG ACGATCTACGGATTGCATCCGAGCACGTGTGCCAGGAATACCCCACCCTATGCCTGAATGGGGGGACTTGTGTGGACGATGAGGACGACAGCTATTACTGCAACTGTCCTGAGGGATGGTTTGGACGTGACTGTGCTCAAG ACATCAACGAATGCGATACTTCGCCTTGCGAACATGGTCGTTGTGTCAATCACGCTGGAACATTTGAATGCTCGTGTGAGGCGGGCTACGAGGGAAAGTTTTGCGAGGAAG aCGTTGACGAATGCGCGTTCGGTCACTGCCCGCCTGGTACCACTTGTGAGGATGGCGTCAACTCTTTTGTTTGCACATGCCCGGATGAAGGATGCAACGTAAGCGTGACGCgacagaaaaagaaaagtcCGATTAAT ataTAG
- the LOC143445269 gene encoding EKC/KEOPS complex subunit TPRKB-like: METFNLEPLLSDTSISVALYENVTNASKLKTLIKDGEIHAALIKAEMVLDVFQVLVASSKAFYAKTLNKLKTKLIYTEILFNLSPSNKISECFKLFGVEDEATCVLVVARKEDFSEVDKHVEGDICPLSKLDNLCDKQYLKKLYKVTDEELKVCSLTDCVVSQMAAKEIR, encoded by the coding sequence ATGGAGACTTTCAATTTGGAGCCATTGTTAAGTGACACTTCTATCTCGGTTGCGCTGTATGAAAACGTAACAAACGCTTCAAAACTTAAAACTCTTATAAAGGATGGAGAAATTCATGCTGCTTTGATTAAAGCAGAGATGGTTCTTGATGTTTTCCAAGTGCTTGTTGCAAGCAGCaaagcattttatgcgaaaACTCTAAATAAACTCAAAACAAAACTGATTTATACCGAAATATTATTCAATCTTTCGCCAAGTAATAAGATATCTGAATGTTTCAAATTGTTTGGAGTTGAAGATGAAGCAACGTGTGTTTTGGTTGTCGCAAGAAAGGAGGATTTTTCAGAAGTTGACAAACATGTTGAAGGGGATATATGCCCACTTTCAAAGCTTGACAATCTGTGCGATaaacaatatctcaaaaaattGTATAAAGTAACTGATGAAGAGTTGAAAGTTTGTTCCCTCACAGATTGTGTTGTTAGTCAAATGGCTGCAAAAGAAATCAGATGA
- the LOC143445265 gene encoding condensin complex subunit 2-like, protein MNTPLSHRGPRSPLTETLISPMSGPSKHVGSCVSAGMHLLHHSPDLPEAEENERSTSRQRRRSRNFGNVVLLSKSPSFNAEELSETRPNVKWSKDQLLQHYSKCMKLSQENKINHKNAFDLQLIEHMGEMIKQDGALDFRIAGGTIFAGAKIYASRVDAIHSEVYRMLSSLGSGEKDLDKSTSAAPDEEGGEETEKRTKKRKKSSKILVTNESSLRVANINSACPIEAVDRLRGSFVDAASCDSFKINQTSLDKNETIILFDLKVTPTQIHPPEPDTNDHDGDSNNLSAFHSIVHNAASISKELQPTLCDVIRNFDFNVDTSSLPRPGNESESLDCPVGVEDDFPDDPIDCVEDSPETIIDDQDDSSVNVMQPPPKPVDLTDTLDLANLALCEPGEYSFFKPSTLSTLDGPTHWMTHKSARHGSTNIQGDASGECEVPAKRKKTSEQKTTFDQSPTALDKRLQPQKTSKAKRDSARTNMRNMLLLESSDFMNYSILRAIAVKVLLRPLSSNMITEAGVTVSEQDQVQNFNYVNDEYCPVSVDSDYDCEDTIECNLSPQSDSQNFFPNLTQNVSSQTFNTNEMNSANYSRLIDGDHLISQPRKVEKIAMTFARRAKPINVRKLKGAIWILLNDDDKVGKETEPTTENEDTQQPVPDEAPASDVAVERLNEEKKACEEEKCSEDESLFSKICRTLPANVSQSMSENLSVPIIYNCLLHLANEKQLKLEGCANLSDVKISVPGVE, encoded by the exons ATGAACACCCCTCTGAGTCATCGTGGGCCAAGAAGTCCACTCACTGAAACCCTTATCTCCCCTATGTCGGGACCAAGCAAACATGTGGGTAGTTGTGTTAGCGCTGGGATGCATCTGTTGCATCATTCACCTGACCTCCCCGAAGCTGAGGAAAATGAGAGAAGCACGAGTCGACAAAGACGTCGCTCTCGAAACTTTGGAAACGTcgttttgctttcaaaaagCCCATCTTTTAAC GCTGAAGAATTAAGTGAAACGCGTCCAAATGTAAAGTGGTCTAAAGATCAGCTGCTGCAGCATTACTCAAAATGCATGAAGCTCTCCCAAGAAAACAAGATCAAC CATAAAAATGCCTTCGACCTACAACTGATTGAGCACATGGGAGAAATGATAAAGCAAGATGGTGCTCTTGACTTCCGCATCGCTGGAGGAACAATCTTTGCTGGAGCCAAAATTTACGCCTCGCGAGTTGATGCGATTCATTCTGAAGTTTACAG GATGCTTAGCAGTCTAGGAAGTGGAGAAAAGGATTTGGATAAGTCCACTTCTGCTGCTCCTGACGAGGAAGGAGGGGAAGAAACTGAGAAGCGAACTAAGAAACGGAAGAAAAgttcaaaa ATTTTGGTGACAAACGAGTCCAGTTTACGTGTTGCGAATATCAACTCTGCGTGTCCGATTGAAGCAGTTGACAGGCTGCGTGGTTCCTTTGTTGACGCCGCTAGTTGCGACAGCTTCAAAATCAACCAAACGTCTCTTGACAAGAATGAGACCATTATtctctttgatttaaaagtCACCCCAACTCAAATACACCCTCCCGAGCCAG ACACCAACGACCACGATGGCGATAGTAACAATTTGTCAGCTTTCCACTCGATTGTTCATAATGCTGCCTCCATTTCAAAAGAGTTACAACCCACCCTCTGTGATGTAATCAGAAACTTCGATTTCAACGTG GACACCTCAAGTTTACCTCGTCCAGGCAATGAATCTGAGAGTTTAGACTGCCCAGTTGGTGTTGAAG ATGACTTTCCCGATGACCCTATCGATTGTGTGGAGGACAGCCCTGAAACAATAATAGACGACCAGGATGACAGTTCTGTCAATGTCATGCAACCGCCACCCAAGCCAGTAGATTTGACCGACACGCTCGATCTTGCAAATTTGGCTTTGTGTGAGCCCGGGGAGTATTCCTTCTTTAAACCAAGCACATTGTCAACTCTGGATGGTCCTACTCACTGGATGACTCATAAAAGTGCTCGCCATGGATCCACCAATATCCAAG GTGACGCCAGCGGTGAATGCGAGGTGCCGGCGAAGCGAAAAAAGACAAGCGAGCAGAAGACGACTTTCGACCAATCACCAACCGCGTTGGATAAACGGCTGCAGCCGCAGAAGACGTCGAAAGCAAAGCGGGATTCGGCGCGAACAAATATGAGAAATATGCTCTTGTTAGAGTCGAGTGATTTTATGAATTATTCCATTTTGAG GGCGATTGCAGTTAAGGTTCTTTTGAGACCTCTGTCTTCAAATATGATAACAGAGGCGGGCGTCACTGTGTCCGAACAAGACCAGGTGCAAAACTTCAATTACGTCAACGACGAATACTGCCCTGTCTCTGTGGACAGTGATTACG ACTGTGAAGACACCATCGAATGTAACCTGTCGCCTCAAAGTGACTCCCAAAATTTTTTCCCAAATCTCACACAAAACGTCTCGAGTCAGACGTTCAATACAAATGAGATGAACAGCGCCAACTACAGTCGATTGATTGATGGTGACCATCTCATCAGCCAACCGCGAAAG GTTGAAAAGATAGCGATGACATTCGCGAGAAGAGCGAAACCGATCAACGTGCGAAAACTGAAGGGGGCGATATGGATTCTGCTGAACGATGACGACAAAGTTGGTAAAGAAACAGAGCCGACCACCGAGAATGAAGACACCCAACAACCTGTCCCAGATGAAGCACCTGCAAGCGACGTAGCAGTGGAGCGG TTAAATGAAGAGAAGAAAGCCTGTGAAGAAGAAAAGTGCTCGGAGGACGAGAGCTTATTCTCAAAGATCTGCAGGACGCTGCCGGCAAACGTGTCTCAATCAATGTCGGAGAATCTTTCGGTGCCGATCATCTACAACTGTCTTCTTCATCTGGCCAACGAAAAACAGCTCAAACTTGAGGGGTGCGCAAACTTAAGCGATGTGAAAATATCGGTCCCTGGGGTTGAGTGA
- the LOC143445267 gene encoding elongator complex protein 6-like, protein MFEELNNIAGWSLKNLPTNKMILISDWNTDASFLLHHFLAFYLKANSKVVLAHAAQSFIHYNLACSRLGVNLERSRNNGDLIALNLLDASLQQYVEGSCENLSLDSEECLNFLFGDNSLKHLFKVLKRCVENTKDALIILDDVTLFLGLGVSQKDLNYFVHYMDVLCKSNNCTFVTLFHQNFAPNISEPSPYLCCQLYASYEIEVKGLESGYSKDVHGVLTLKTKETEGIKTYQPHKVMHYRLTDRSLQLLAPGTSSAVL, encoded by the coding sequence atgtttgaagaaCTGAACAACATTGCGGGATGGAGCTTGAAAAATCTTccaacaaacaaaatgattttgatttCAGATTGGAACACGGACGCCTCGTTTCTACTGCACCACTTCTTAGCGTTCTACCTCAAAGCAAATTCAAAAGTTGTTCTAGCTCACGCCGCTCAATCTTTCATTCATTACAACCTCGCTTGTTCAAGGCTGGGAGTAAACTTGGAGCGCAGCAGAAACAACGGAGATTTAATTGCTTTAAACCTGCTTGACGCCAGTTTGCAGCAGTACGTGGAAGGATCTTGCGAAAATTTAAGCCTCGATTCAGAAGAGTGtctcaattttctttttggaGACAATTCCTTAAAgcatttatttaaagttttgaagCGATGCGTTGAGAATACCAAAGACGCTTTAATCATATTGGACGATGTCACGTTATTCCTGGGTCTTGGCGTATCCCAGAAAGATTTGAACTACTTTGTTCATTACATGGACGTCCTGTGCAAGTCAAATAATTGCACTTTCGTGACACTTTTTCACCAGAACTTTGCACCAAACATTTCCGAGCCATCGCCTTACTTATGCTGCCAGTTATACGCAAGTTACGAGATCGAAGTAAAAGGATTGGAATCCGGTTACAGCAAAGACGTACACGGAGTTCTGACTTTAAAAACCAAAGAAACTGAAGGAATTAAAACGTATCAGCCGCATAAAGTGATGCATTATCGCCTGACTGACCGATCATTACAACTGCTGGCACCAGGAACATCATCTGCTGTGTTATGA